In the Eptesicus fuscus isolate TK198812 chromosome 12, DD_ASM_mEF_20220401, whole genome shotgun sequence genome, one interval contains:
- the RBBP8NL gene encoding RBBP8 N-terminal-like protein has protein sequence MESFMESLNRLKDIHEKEVLGLQNKLLELNSERCRDAQRVEELCAKNHQLREQQKALKDNVRVLENRLRAGLCDRCTVTQELARKKQQEFESSLLQNLQHLFILTNEVTRLQEENETLKEEVAQLRCLGPKPQCREGSSDPSSPPLLISPGPWKASTEELPGGHEEAEDHPPDAEKLGHRMSPVAKISPGANLPEPRASDMSPQHISNQLHGTIAVVRPGAWACSTDRGSANGTPSAQSSPPSLPYEHSLSLDSFLRASRASARSSESLKHALQADRLCLLNRPLSLHLRSPQSSPRAPAAAPDGPQPQTLTAGEAEAWEAPSGLLGLPGTLVDMQDPRLEGALSLLLAQQLRARGQAGGARMRGAPRPGETLPSPPIGSDSDGSESEVTRAALPRGQHQQPAGPGSPSGKEATATEDLVPDKPLDLSEWGRGQDAPKPLGRPGRFSPQTAHTPSPEPPQGAKPLAQSGPWGRSNGTKGARAPGPEEASMPEDCPHPLPEPQPSLLSPGRTGDGSRERPKPSPHPQRPDASSHPGKELSKAQAQRPLSDKLDEPDASDSEVGLSPEAGATSSTPGAGPRCFCTKEPGQGPPQKRKWAQASDLWDKASKKLS, from the exons ATGGAGAGCTTCATGGAGTCCCTGAACAGGCTGAAAGACATCCATGAGAAGGAGGTCCTGG GCCTGCAGAACAAGCTTCTAGAACTGAACTCAGAGCGTTGCCG GGATGCCCAAAGGGTAGAGGAGCTCTGTGCCAAGAACCACCAGCTCAGGGAGCAGCAGAAGGCTCTGAAAGACAACGTGCGGGTGCTGGAGAACAG GCTGCGGGCCGGCCTGTGCGACCGCTGCACTGTCACCCAGGAGCTGGCCAGGAAGAAGCAGCAGGAGTTCGAGAGCTCCCTCCTTCAGAACCTGCAGCACCTCTTCATCCTCA CCAATGAGGTGACCCGACTGCAGGAGGAAAATGAGACCTTGAAGGAAGAGGTGGCTCAGCTTCGGTGCCTGGG ACCCAAGCCCCAGTGCAGGGAGGGCTCCTCggacccctcctcacccccactgcTCATCTCCCCGGGCCCCTGGAAGGCCAGCACCGAGGAGCTGCCAGGAGGCCACGAGGAGGCCGAGGACCACCCCCCAGATGCGG AAAAGCTGGGGCACAGGATGTCTCCAGTGGCCAAAATCTCCCCGGGTGCCAACCTGCCCGAGCCACGGGCCTCAGACATG AGCCCTCAGCATATCTCCAACCAGCTGCACGGGACCATTGCTGTGGTGCGGCCGGGGGCCTGGGCCTGCTCCACTGACCGGGGCTCCGCCAATGGGACGCCCTCTGCCCAGAGCAGCCCACCCAGCCTGCCTTACGAGCACAGCCTCTCCCTGGACAG cttccTGCGGGCCTCTCGGGCCTCCGCCAGGTCCTCCGAGTCCCTGAAGCACGCCCTCCAGGCTGACCGCCTCTGCCTCCTGAATCGCCCTCTGTCCCTGCACCTTCGGAGCCCCCAAAGCAGCCCCCGGGCCCCCGCCGCAGCCCCTGACGGTCCCCAGCCCCAGACCCTGACGGCCGGagaggcagaggcctgggaggcGCCCTCGGGCCTGCTGGGCCTGCCGGGCACCCTGGTGGACATGCAGGATCCTCGGCTAGAGGGAGCACTGAGCCTGCTTCTGGCCCAGCAGCTGCGGGCACGGGGACAGGctggtggggccaggatgaggggGGCCCCCAGGCCAGGGGAGACGCTGCCCTCCCCTCCAATCGGTTCCGACTCCGATGGGTCAGAGAGCGAGGTGACCAGGGCAGCCCTGCCCAGGGGGCAGCACCAGCAGCCCGcaggcccaggcagccccagcGGAAAGGAGGCCACCGCCACAGAGGACCTTGTTCCAGACAAGCCCCTGGACCTCTCcgagtgggggcggggccaggatgCCCCCAAGCCCTTGGGCCGGCCTGGGAGGTTCAGCCCCCAAACTGCCCACACTCCCAGCCCTGAGCCACCCCAGGGAGCGAAGCCACTTGCCCAGTCTGGACCTTGGGGGCGAAGCAATGGCACCAAGGGGGCCAGAGCACCAGGGCCAGAAGAGGCCTCCATGCCCGAG GACTGCCCACATCCTCtcccagagccccagcccagcctgctgtCTCCAGGCAGGACAGGAGATGGGTCCAGAGAGAGGCCAAAACCATCCCCCCACCCACAGAGGCCTGATGCCAGTAGCCACCCAGGTAAGG AGCTCAGCAAGGCCCAGGCACAACGGCCGCTGTCGGACAAGCTGGATGAGCCAGACGCCTCGGACAGTGAG GTGGGCCTGAGCCCGGAGGCGGGGGCCACATCCAGCACCCCGGGGGCGGGGCCCCGGTGCTTCTGCACCAaggagcctgggcagggcccgccacagaagaggaagtgggcccaggcctctgacCTGTGGGACAAAG CCTCCAAGAAGCTGTCCTGA